The following proteins are co-located in the Pseudomonas sp. ATCC 13867 genome:
- the pilW gene encoding type IV pilus biogenesis/stability protein PilW: MTLRAALFLLLATVLTGCVSTGKQDPLKTDKGRDEARDAYIQLGLGYLRAGNAEQAKVPLRQALELDPSSADAHTALAAVYQTEMEPQLAETEYRKALSSRSDDARILNNYGGFLFEQKRYKEAYDAYIKAAEDGLYPERSRIFENLGLVSLQLKQREQAKEYFEKAIRLNRNQPSALIEMAELNYQDRQYVPARAYYQEYLRQGPQSARSLLLGIRLAKIFDDRDTAASYGLQLKRLYPASPEYQAYQADK, encoded by the coding sequence ATGACCCTGCGCGCCGCGCTGTTCTTGCTGTTGGCAACCGTGCTGACGGGTTGCGTGTCGACTGGTAAACAGGATCCTCTGAAAACCGATAAGGGCCGGGATGAGGCGCGCGACGCCTATATCCAGTTGGGGCTCGGCTACCTGCGGGCCGGCAATGCCGAACAGGCCAAGGTCCCGCTGCGCCAGGCGCTGGAGCTCGATCCGTCCAGTGCCGACGCGCATACCGCGCTGGCCGCGGTCTATCAGACCGAGATGGAACCGCAACTGGCCGAAACCGAATACCGCAAGGCACTGTCCTCCCGTTCGGACGATGCGCGCATCCTGAACAACTACGGCGGCTTCCTGTTCGAGCAAAAACGCTACAAGGAAGCCTACGACGCCTACATCAAGGCCGCCGAGGATGGCTTGTATCCCGAGCGTTCGCGGATCTTCGAGAACCTCGGGCTGGTCAGCCTCCAGCTCAAGCAGCGGGAGCAGGCCAAGGAATACTTCGAGAAGGCTATTCGCCTCAATCGCAATCAGCCCAGCGCACTGATCGAGATGGCCGAGCTCAACTACCAGGATCGCCAGTACGTTCCGGCGCGGGCCTACTATCAGGAATACCTCAGGCAGGGGCCGCAGAGCGCGCGCAGCCTGCTGCTGGGCATTCGACTGGCAAAGATCTTCGACGACCGGGATACCGCTGCCAGCTACGGGCTGCAACTCAAGCGCCTGTATCCCGCTTCTCCTGAATACCAGGCATACCAGGCGGATAAATGA
- the rlmN gene encoding 23S rRNA (adenine(2503)-C(2))-methyltransferase RlmN, which produces MTDTAVKANLLGMTKPQLEEFFESIGEKRFRAGQVMQWIHHFGALEFSAMTNVGKALREKLEAVAEIRPPEIVSQDISSDGTRKWVVRVASGSCVETVYIPQGGRGTLCVSSQAGCALDCSFCSTGKQGFNSDLTSAEIIGQVWIANQSFGTVPGKIDRAITNVVMMGMGEPLLNFDNVVSAMSIMMEDLGYGISKRKVTLSTSGVVPMIDKLAEVTDVSLALSLHAPNDELRNQLVPINKKYPLEMLLDACYRYITRLGKERVLTVEYTLLANVNDQPEHAEQLIALLKDFPCKINLIPFNPFPHSGYERPSNNAIRRFQDMLHKGGFNVTVRTTRGEDIDAACGQLVGQVMDRTRRSERYIAVRQLATENEQASNAANRN; this is translated from the coding sequence ATGACTGATACCGCTGTAAAGGCCAACCTGCTGGGCATGACCAAGCCCCAGCTCGAGGAATTCTTCGAGTCCATCGGTGAAAAGCGCTTCCGCGCCGGCCAGGTGATGCAATGGATTCACCACTTTGGCGCTCTCGAGTTCAGCGCCATGACGAACGTCGGCAAGGCCTTGCGCGAAAAGCTCGAGGCCGTTGCCGAAATTCGTCCTCCGGAGATCGTCAGCCAGGACATTTCCTCTGACGGTACCCGCAAGTGGGTGGTGCGCGTGGCCTCGGGCAGTTGCGTCGAGACCGTGTACATCCCGCAGGGCGGCCGCGGCACCCTGTGCGTGTCGTCCCAGGCCGGTTGCGCGCTGGACTGCAGCTTCTGCTCCACCGGCAAGCAAGGTTTCAACAGCGACCTGACCTCCGCCGAGATCATCGGCCAGGTGTGGATCGCCAACCAATCGTTCGGGACCGTCCCGGGCAAGATCGACCGTGCCATCACCAACGTGGTGATGATGGGCATGGGCGAGCCGCTGCTGAACTTCGACAACGTCGTGAGCGCCATGAGCATCATGATGGAAGACCTCGGCTACGGTATTTCCAAGCGCAAGGTGACCCTGTCCACCTCCGGCGTGGTGCCGATGATCGACAAGCTCGCCGAGGTCACCGACGTGTCCCTGGCCCTGTCGCTGCACGCCCCCAACGACGAACTGCGCAACCAGCTGGTGCCGATCAACAAGAAGTACCCGCTGGAGATGCTGCTCGACGCCTGCTACCGCTACATCACGCGCCTGGGCAAGGAGCGCGTGCTGACCGTCGAGTACACCCTGCTGGCCAACGTCAACGACCAGCCCGAGCATGCCGAGCAACTGATCGCATTGCTCAAGGATTTCCCTTGCAAGATCAACCTGATTCCGTTTAATCCGTTCCCGCATTCGGGTTACGAGCGGCCGAGCAACAATGCCATCCGCCGTTTCCAGGACATGCTGCACAAGGGCGGTTTCAACGTGACCGTGCGCACCACCCGCGGTGAGGACATCGACGCCGCCTGTGGCCAACTGGTGGGCCAGGTGATGGACCGCACCCGCCGCAGCGAGCGCTATATCGCCGTACGCCAACTGGCGACGGAAAACGAGCAGGCGTCGAACGCCGCCAATCGAAACTGA